In Cupriavidus taiwanensis, the following are encoded in one genomic region:
- a CDS encoding putative signal transducing protein has product MKLLLSATSLVHAAHCQNVLRAAGIRAELRNTWLAGATGEIPFRESAPQVWLVDDEMEAQAWAVLNAAANPVPGPSWQCRHCGEWHESQFGACWRCGAARD; this is encoded by the coding sequence ATGAAACTGCTGCTGTCCGCCACGTCCCTCGTTCACGCGGCCCATTGCCAGAATGTGCTGCGCGCGGCCGGCATTCGCGCGGAATTGCGCAATACCTGGCTGGCCGGCGCGACCGGCGAGATCCCGTTCCGCGAGAGTGCGCCGCAGGTGTGGCTGGTCGATGACGAGATGGAGGCGCAGGCGTGGGCGGTGCTCAATGCCGCGGCCAACCCGGTGCCGGGGCCCAGCTGGCAATGCCGCCATTGCGGCGAATGGCACGAGTCGCAGTTTGGTGCGTGCTGGCGCTGCGGAGCGGCGCGCGACTAG
- a CDS encoding CobD/CbiB family protein, with protein sequence MTFVSILLALIAEQFRALGRNNPIYEIVRALGDRAEHAFDTGRPRDAALAWLTVVLPLTLAVIVVHYLLASISVALTLAWNVLVLYMTLGFRQFSHYFTDIHEALNRDDVHTARTLLHEWTGLDTVEMPVSEIVRHTLEAAIIAVHRHVFGVFFWFLVPVGPGGVVLYRTAEYLGRHWNLPSTERSPALGRFAARAFYLLDWIPSRLTSIGFAIVGNFEDAVYAWRNHARKWNDAVNGILLASGGGALGVRLGTPLAEDDSTVVLRTSVAGPAVDYAPGMEDAEGINGGPEPAPPEFGTEPGVRTLQSAVGLVWRAVVLWMLLLAMLSLALWVG encoded by the coding sequence ATGACCTTTGTTTCCATTCTCCTGGCGCTGATTGCCGAGCAGTTCCGCGCCCTGGGCCGCAACAACCCGATCTACGAGATCGTGCGCGCGCTCGGCGACCGCGCCGAGCACGCCTTCGACACCGGCCGCCCGCGCGACGCCGCGCTGGCGTGGCTCACCGTGGTCCTGCCGCTGACCCTGGCGGTGATCGTGGTGCACTACCTGCTGGCCTCGATCAGCGTGGCGCTGACGCTCGCGTGGAATGTGCTGGTGCTGTACATGACGCTGGGCTTCCGCCAGTTCAGCCACTACTTCACCGATATCCACGAGGCGCTCAACCGCGACGATGTCCACACCGCGCGCACGCTGCTGCACGAGTGGACCGGGCTCGACACCGTCGAGATGCCGGTGTCCGAAATCGTCCGGCATACGCTGGAAGCGGCGATCATCGCCGTGCACCGGCATGTGTTCGGCGTGTTCTTCTGGTTCCTGGTGCCGGTCGGCCCTGGTGGCGTGGTGCTGTACCGCACCGCCGAATACCTGGGCCGCCACTGGAACCTGCCGTCGACCGAGCGCAGCCCGGCGCTGGGACGCTTCGCCGCGCGCGCCTTCTACCTGCTGGACTGGATCCCGTCGCGGCTGACCTCGATCGGCTTTGCCATCGTCGGCAACTTCGAGGACGCGGTCTACGCCTGGCGCAACCATGCGCGCAAGTGGAACGATGCCGTCAACGGCATCCTGCTGGCGAGCGGCGGCGGTGCGCTGGGCGTGCGGCTGGGCACGCCGCTGGCCGAGGACGATTCCACCGTGGTGCTGCGCACCAGCGTGGCCGGCCCGGCGGTGGACTACGCGCCCGGCATGGAAGACGCCGAAGGCATCAACGGCGGCCCGGAGCCGGCGCCGCCCGAGTTCGGCACCGAACCCGGCGTGCGCACGCTGCAGTCGGCGGTGGGGCTGGTGTGGCGCGCGGTGGTGCTGTGGATGCTGCTGCTGGCGATGCTGTCGCTGGCGCTGTGGGTGGGCTGA
- a CDS encoding pirin family protein produces the protein MIEIRKSAERGYADHGWLKSYHSFSFADYYDPQHVQFGPLRVINEDRVAPGMGFGTHGHRDMEIISYVLEGELAHKDSMGNGSVIRPGDVQRMSAGTGVRHSEYNHAAHDTTHFLQIWIVPAENGIDPGYEEKHFDAADKRGKLRLVASADGADGSVLVHQDIRLYAGLFDGDEAAALALAPGRRAYVHVARGRVTVNGKALEAGDAARLEDVAEVGLSGGDGAEVLVFDLP, from the coding sequence ATGATTGAAATCAGAAAGTCCGCAGAGCGTGGATACGCCGATCATGGCTGGCTGAAGTCCTATCATTCGTTCTCGTTCGCCGACTACTACGACCCGCAGCATGTGCAGTTCGGGCCGCTGCGCGTGATCAACGAAGACCGCGTCGCGCCGGGCATGGGCTTTGGCACCCATGGCCACCGCGACATGGAAATCATCAGCTACGTGCTGGAAGGCGAGCTGGCGCACAAGGACAGCATGGGCAACGGCAGCGTGATCCGCCCCGGCGACGTGCAGCGCATGAGCGCCGGCACCGGCGTGCGCCATTCGGAGTACAACCACGCCGCGCACGACACCACCCACTTCCTGCAGATCTGGATCGTGCCGGCGGAGAACGGCATCGATCCCGGCTACGAGGAAAAGCATTTCGACGCGGCTGACAAGCGCGGCAAGCTGCGCCTGGTGGCCAGTGCCGACGGCGCCGACGGCTCGGTGCTGGTGCACCAGGACATCCGGCTCTACGCCGGGCTGTTCGACGGCGACGAGGCCGCCGCGCTGGCGCTGGCGCCGGGCCGCCGCGCCTATGTGCATGTGGCGCGCGGCCGGGTGACGGTCAACGGCAAGGCGCTCGAGGCCGGCGACGCGGCCCGGCTGGAAGACGTGGCCGAGGTCGGACTGTCGGGCGGCGACGGCGCCGAGGTGCTGGTGTTCGACCTGCCCTGA
- a CDS encoding LysR family transcriptional regulator — MALSLESLEVLDAIERKGSFAAAAHEMGKVPSALTYVVRKLEEDLDVLLFDRRRHRAELTPAGRALLDEGRHLLHAADDLARRVKRLATGWEATLTLVVDDLINFRALLPVIHDFYAENTATRLRFSKEVLGGAWDALVSNRADLVIGGAYDAPSTQGFQIRPLGTMPFVFAVAAHHPLATEEGPLTTIQIAKHRIVAVGDTSRNLPARTHGVLAGQDVLVVPTMRDKLEAQIRGLGCGWLPAPMAQPHIESGVLQARETVEVRAPGNFKVAWRTSNRGKALQWWAGKLEDPRLAQALLQQPDFAG, encoded by the coding sequence ATGGCCCTCTCGCTAGAATCCCTCGAAGTCCTCGACGCCATCGAACGCAAGGGCAGCTTTGCCGCCGCTGCCCACGAGATGGGCAAGGTCCCCTCCGCGCTGACCTACGTGGTGCGCAAGCTGGAAGAAGACCTGGACGTGCTGCTGTTCGACCGGCGCCGCCATCGCGCCGAGCTGACGCCCGCCGGCCGCGCCCTGCTCGACGAAGGCCGCCACCTGCTGCACGCAGCCGACGACCTGGCCCGGCGCGTCAAGCGCCTGGCCACCGGCTGGGAGGCCACCCTCACCCTCGTGGTCGACGACCTGATCAACTTCCGCGCCCTGCTGCCGGTGATCCACGACTTCTATGCCGAAAACACCGCCACCCGGCTGCGCTTTTCCAAGGAAGTGCTGGGCGGCGCGTGGGACGCGCTGGTCAGCAACCGCGCCGACCTGGTGATCGGCGGCGCCTACGACGCGCCCAGCACGCAGGGCTTCCAGATCCGGCCGCTGGGGACCATGCCCTTCGTCTTCGCCGTGGCCGCGCACCACCCGCTGGCGACCGAGGAAGGCCCGCTCACCACCATCCAGATCGCCAAGCACCGCATCGTCGCGGTGGGCGATACCTCGCGCAACCTGCCGGCCCGCACCCATGGCGTGCTGGCCGGGCAGGACGTGCTGGTGGTCCCCACCATGCGCGACAAGCTCGAAGCGCAGATCCGCGGGCTGGGCTGCGGCTGGCTGCCGGCGCCGATGGCGCAGCCGCATATCGAGAGCGGCGTGCTGCAGGCGCGCGAGACCGTCGAGGTGCGCGCGCCCGGCAATTTCAAGGTGGCCTGGCGCACCAGCAACCGCGGCAAGGCGCTGCAGTGGTGGGCCGGCAAGCTGGAAGACCCGCGCCTGGCGCAGGCGCTGCTGCAGCAACCGGACTTCGCCGGCTGA
- the gluQRS gene encoding tRNA glutamyl-Q(34) synthetase GluQRS: MAGTAASARIPATAAPEVAAPGYRGRFAPSPTGPLHMGSLVTALASWLDARAHGGQWLVRIEDIDTPRCVRGADHDILHTLARVGMTPDEPPVWQSRRERHYAEALRRLDAAGQLYPCGCSRKEIADSLVHVRERHQTLGYPGTCRHGLNGKLPRAWRVRVPDGPAAMVCFDDRWQGRQCQDLETELGDFVLRRADGLWAYQLAVVVDDGLQGITHIVRGADLLDSTPRQIHLQHLLGLPTPAYLHVPVVVNRLGEKLSKQSGAQAIDTHAPLEALREAGAHLGLSNPAGNVADWLARATDGWRARLAALPAQV, from the coding sequence ATGGCAGGAACGGCCGCAAGCGCAAGAATTCCCGCAACGGCGGCGCCGGAGGTCGCCGCGCCCGGCTATCGCGGGCGCTTCGCACCCTCGCCCACCGGGCCGCTGCACATGGGTTCGCTGGTCACCGCACTGGCCAGCTGGCTCGACGCCCGCGCGCACGGCGGGCAATGGCTGGTGCGCATCGAAGACATCGATACGCCGCGCTGCGTGCGCGGCGCGGACCACGACATCCTGCACACGCTGGCGCGCGTCGGCATGACGCCCGACGAGCCACCGGTGTGGCAGAGCCGGCGCGAACGTCACTATGCCGAAGCGCTGCGCCGGCTCGATGCCGCGGGGCAGCTTTACCCGTGCGGCTGCTCGCGCAAGGAGATCGCCGATTCGCTGGTGCACGTGCGCGAGCGCCACCAGACCCTGGGCTATCCCGGCACCTGCCGCCACGGCCTGAACGGCAAGCTGCCGCGCGCATGGCGCGTGCGCGTGCCGGACGGGCCGGCCGCGATGGTCTGCTTCGACGACCGCTGGCAGGGACGCCAGTGCCAGGACCTGGAAACCGAGCTGGGCGACTTCGTGCTGCGCCGCGCCGACGGGCTGTGGGCCTACCAGCTGGCGGTGGTGGTCGACGACGGCCTGCAGGGCATCACGCATATCGTGCGCGGCGCCGACCTGCTCGACTCCACGCCGCGGCAGATCCACCTGCAGCACCTGCTGGGGCTGCCCACGCCGGCTTACCTGCACGTGCCGGTGGTGGTGAACCGGCTCGGGGAGAAGCTCAGCAAGCAGAGCGGCGCGCAGGCGATCGATACCCACGCACCGCTGGAGGCGTTGCGCGAAGCCGGTGCCCACCTGGGGCTGTCGAACCCCGCCGGCAATGTTGCCGACTGGCTGGCGCGGGCCACCGATGGCTGGCGCGCGCGGCTGGCCGCGCTGCCCGCCCAGGTCTAG
- a CDS encoding DEAD/DEAH box helicase, with translation MTTTNAPEPTTAVPAAVQTFDSFGLDARILRALSEQGYTSPTPIQAQAIPVVLMGKDVMGAAQTGTGKTAGFALPIIQRLLPLANASASPARHPVRALMLTPTRELADQVYDNVARYAKHTDLRSTVVFGGVDMNPQTDALRRGVEILVATPGRLLDHVQQKSVNLSQVQMLVLDEADRMLDMGFLPDLQRIINLLPAQRQTLLFSATFSAEIKRLASSYLKQPVTIEVARSNSTNENVRQAVYQVEDGHKQAAVVHLLKQRAAQGLSRQCIVFVNSKIGCSRLARHLEREGINAAAIHGDKTQTERMQTLDGFKSGTIDALVATDVAARGLDIPDMPCVINFDVPYSAEDYVHRIGRTGRAGASGDALSIYVPGNDERLLSDIEKLIKRSIPRGKLEGFDPTGERTRQADGERRRERSDVRRPRGNGDSEERPRRHDHGANRQTFRASDDPFFSRPYEPSPASAAQAKAADEVAAALTRGRQAPKRPVAALLGGVPRKS, from the coding sequence ATGACCACTACGAACGCACCAGAACCTACCACCGCGGTTCCCGCCGCTGTGCAGACCTTCGACAGCTTCGGCCTGGACGCGCGCATCCTGCGCGCCCTGTCCGAGCAGGGCTATACCTCTCCCACGCCGATCCAGGCGCAGGCCATTCCGGTGGTACTGATGGGCAAGGACGTGATGGGCGCCGCGCAGACCGGCACCGGCAAGACCGCGGGCTTCGCGCTTCCCATCATCCAGCGCCTGCTGCCGCTGGCCAACGCCAGCGCCTCGCCGGCGCGCCACCCGGTGCGCGCGCTGATGCTGACGCCGACGCGCGAGCTGGCCGACCAGGTCTACGACAACGTCGCCCGCTATGCCAAGCACACCGACCTGCGCAGCACCGTGGTGTTCGGCGGCGTCGACATGAACCCGCAGACCGACGCGCTGCGCCGCGGCGTCGAGATCCTGGTGGCCACGCCCGGCCGCCTGCTCGACCACGTGCAGCAGAAGTCGGTGAACCTGTCGCAGGTGCAGATGCTGGTGCTCGATGAAGCCGACCGCATGCTCGACATGGGCTTCCTGCCGGACCTGCAGCGCATCATCAACCTGCTGCCGGCGCAGCGCCAGACGCTGCTGTTCTCGGCGACGTTCTCGGCGGAAATCAAGCGGCTGGCGTCCAGCTACCTGAAGCAGCCGGTCACCATCGAAGTGGCGCGCAGCAACTCGACCAACGAGAACGTGCGCCAGGCGGTGTACCAGGTCGAGGACGGCCACAAGCAGGCCGCCGTGGTGCACCTGCTGAAGCAGCGCGCGGCGCAGGGGCTGTCGCGCCAGTGCATCGTCTTCGTCAACAGCAAGATCGGCTGCTCGCGGCTGGCGCGGCACCTGGAACGCGAAGGCATCAACGCCGCCGCGATCCACGGCGACAAGACCCAGACCGAGCGCATGCAGACGCTCGACGGCTTCAAGAGCGGCACCATCGATGCGCTGGTTGCCACCGACGTGGCCGCGCGCGGGCTCGACATCCCCGACATGCCGTGCGTGATCAACTTCGACGTGCCCTACAGCGCCGAGGACTACGTGCACCGCATCGGCCGTACCGGCCGCGCCGGCGCCAGCGGCGACGCGCTGTCGATCTATGTGCCGGGCAACGATGAGCGCCTGCTGTCCGATATCGAAAAGCTGATCAAGCGCAGCATCCCGCGCGGCAAGCTGGAGGGCTTCGACCCCACCGGCGAGCGCACCCGCCAGGCCGACGGCGAGCGCCGCCGCGAACGCAGCGACGTGCGCCGCCCGCGCGGCAACGGCGACAGCGAAGAGCGTCCGCGCCGCCACGACCACGGCGCCAATCGCCAGACCTTCCGCGCCTCGGACGACCCGTTCTTCTCGCGCCCGTATGAGCCCAGCCCCGCCAGCGCGGCGCAGGCCAAGGCCGCCGACGAAGTCGCCGCCGCGCTCACGCGCGGCCGCCAGGCGCCCAAGCGGCCGGTGGCGGCCTTGCTGGGCGGCGTGCCGCGCAAGTCCTGA
- a CDS encoding Bug family tripartite tricarboxylate transporter substrate binding protein gives MQNTSRRTFQRRLGTILLSATLPLAAAPAFAETYPSKPIRLVVPFPPGGPTDTAARIIGQKMSETLKQPVVVDNRPGASGTIGAENVAKSPADGYTLLVLATPTLLAPHLINRKGYDIFKDFTPIGAAYDLPIVMVVNAQAMPDVTSLQQYIAKAKARPGALNYTSAGNGSFGHLSTELLKNLGHFDVQHVPYKGSAPAIADLLAGQVPMMFSDMIAALPHIKAGKLRPIAVGSSKRVSFTPEVKTVAEQGFPGFDATAWGGLLAPAGTPREVVAKLSAELKQALADPTVQQKMLGAGTVAAYMPPEQLAARMKADYSKWGKVIQDNGIRGD, from the coding sequence ATGCAGAACACTAGCCGCCGTACCTTCCAGCGCCGCCTGGGCACCATCCTCCTGAGCGCCACGCTGCCGCTCGCCGCCGCACCGGCTTTCGCCGAGACCTATCCCAGCAAGCCGATCCGGCTGGTGGTGCCGTTCCCGCCGGGCGGTCCGACCGACACCGCCGCGCGCATCATCGGCCAGAAGATGAGCGAAACACTGAAGCAGCCGGTGGTGGTGGACAACCGCCCCGGCGCCTCGGGCACCATCGGCGCCGAGAACGTCGCCAAGAGCCCCGCCGACGGCTACACGCTGCTGGTGCTGGCCACGCCGACGCTGCTCGCGCCGCACCTGATCAACCGCAAGGGCTATGACATCTTCAAGGACTTCACGCCCATCGGCGCCGCCTATGACCTGCCCATCGTGATGGTGGTCAATGCGCAGGCGATGCCGGACGTGACCAGCCTGCAGCAGTACATCGCCAAGGCCAAGGCCCGGCCGGGCGCGCTCAACTACACCAGCGCCGGCAACGGCAGCTTCGGCCACCTGTCGACCGAGCTGCTGAAGAACCTGGGCCACTTCGACGTGCAGCACGTGCCATACAAGGGCAGCGCTCCCGCCATCGCCGACCTGCTGGCCGGCCAGGTGCCGATGATGTTCTCGGACATGATCGCGGCGCTGCCGCATATCAAGGCTGGCAAGCTGCGCCCGATAGCGGTCGGCTCCAGCAAGCGGGTCAGCTTTACGCCGGAGGTCAAGACCGTGGCCGAACAGGGCTTCCCGGGCTTCGATGCCACCGCCTGGGGCGGGCTGCTGGCGCCGGCCGGCACGCCCAGGGAGGTGGTGGCGAAGTTGTCGGCCGAGCTGAAGCAGGCGCTGGCCGATCCGACCGTTCAGCAGAAGATGCTGGGCGCCGGCACCGTGGCCGCCTATATGCCGCCCGAGCAACTGGCCGCGCGCATGAAGGCCGACTACAGCAAGTGGGGCAAGGTGATCCAGGACAACGGCATCCGCGGCGACTGA
- a CDS encoding acyl CoA:acetate/3-ketoacid CoA transferase, with protein MKVITAREAAALVQDGWTVASAGFVGAGHAEAVTEALEQRFLQSGLPRDLTLVYSAGQGDRGARGVNHFGNAGMTATVVGGHWRSATRLATLAMAEQCEGYNLPQGVLTHLYRAIAGGKPGVMTKIGLHTFVDPRTAQDARYHGAAVNQRARRAIAEGKACWVDAVEFRGDEYLFYPSFPIDCALIRCTAADARGNLSTHREAFHHELLALAQAAHNSGGIVIAQVESLVDHHEILQAIHVPGILVDYVVVCDNPANHQMTFAEAFNPAYVTPWRGEGSADDACAPLPEAGPLDARTIVQRRAVMELARRAPRVVNLGVGMPAAVGMLAHQAGLHGFTLTVEAGPIGGTPADGLSFGASAYPEAVVDQPAQFDFYEGGGIDLAILGLAELDGQGNVNVSKFGEGEGALIAGVGGFINITQSARAVVFMGTLTAGGLEVRAGDGSLQIVREGRVKKIVPEVSHLSFNGPYVASLGIPVVYITERAVFEMRAGEGSEGAEGSEGGEARLTLVEIAPGVDLQRDVLDQCATPVAVAPDLRQMDARLFQAGPMRL; from the coding sequence ATGAAGGTAATCACCGCGCGCGAAGCCGCGGCACTGGTGCAGGATGGCTGGACCGTGGCCAGCGCTGGCTTTGTCGGCGCCGGCCACGCCGAGGCCGTGACCGAGGCGCTGGAGCAGCGCTTCCTGCAGAGCGGCCTGCCGCGCGACCTGACGCTGGTGTACTCGGCCGGGCAGGGCGACCGCGGCGCGCGCGGCGTCAACCATTTCGGCAACGCCGGCATGACCGCCACCGTGGTCGGCGGCCACTGGCGCTCGGCCACCCGCCTGGCCACGCTGGCGATGGCGGAGCAGTGCGAAGGCTACAACCTGCCGCAGGGCGTGCTGACGCACCTGTACCGCGCCATCGCCGGCGGCAAGCCCGGCGTGATGACCAAAATCGGCCTGCACACCTTTGTCGACCCGCGCACCGCGCAGGATGCGCGCTACCACGGCGCCGCCGTCAACCAGCGCGCGCGCCGCGCCATTGCCGAAGGCAAGGCGTGCTGGGTCGATGCGGTCGAGTTCCGCGGCGACGAATACCTGTTCTACCCCAGCTTCCCGATCGACTGCGCGCTGATCCGCTGCACCGCCGCCGATGCGCGCGGCAACCTCAGCACGCATCGCGAGGCCTTCCACCATGAACTGCTGGCGCTGGCGCAGGCCGCGCACAACTCCGGCGGCATCGTGATCGCGCAGGTGGAAAGCCTGGTCGATCACCACGAGATCCTGCAGGCCATCCACGTGCCCGGCATCCTGGTCGACTACGTGGTGGTCTGCGACAACCCCGCCAACCACCAGATGACCTTCGCCGAGGCCTTCAACCCCGCCTACGTGACACCCTGGCGGGGCGAGGGCAGCGCCGACGATGCGTGCGCCCCGTTGCCCGAGGCAGGTCCGCTCGACGCGCGCACCATCGTGCAGCGCCGCGCGGTGATGGAACTGGCCCGGCGCGCGCCGCGCGTGGTCAACCTGGGGGTGGGCATGCCGGCCGCGGTGGGCATGCTGGCGCACCAGGCCGGGCTGCACGGTTTCACCCTGACCGTGGAAGCCGGGCCGATTGGCGGCACGCCCGCGGATGGCCTCAGCTTCGGTGCCTCGGCCTACCCGGAAGCAGTGGTCGACCAGCCCGCGCAGTTCGACTTCTACGAAGGCGGCGGCATCGACCTGGCGATCCTCGGCCTGGCCGAGCTGGATGGCCAGGGCAACGTCAACGTCAGCAAGTTCGGCGAAGGCGAGGGCGCGCTGATTGCCGGCGTCGGCGGCTTTATCAACATCACGCAGAGCGCGCGCGCGGTGGTGTTCATGGGCACGCTGACCGCGGGCGGGCTGGAAGTGCGCGCGGGCGACGGCAGCCTGCAGATCGTGCGCGAAGGCCGCGTGAAGAAGATCGTGCCGGAGGTGTCGCACCTGAGCTTCAACGGCCCCTATGTGGCATCGCTGGGCATCCCGGTGGTGTACATCACCGAGCGCGCGGTGTTCGAGATGCGCGCGGGTGAGGGCAGTGAGGGCGCCGAGGGCAGCGAGGGCGGTGAAGCCCGCCTCACGCTGGTCGAGATCGCCCCCGGCGTCGACCTGCAGCGCGATGTGCTCGACCAGTGCGCCACCCCGGTAGCGGTGGCGCCCGACCTGCGCCAGATGGATGCGCGGCTGTTCCAGGCCGGACCGATGCGCCTGTAA
- a CDS encoding IclR family transcriptional regulator domain-containing protein, with translation MPQAETPKKDELLESLSKGLALLRLLGAGAERLTMQEVAEQLDVTRAAARRLLLTLEHNGYVAQDGRHFALTPRVMELGYAYFASMSLPQMARPYLQQLCETLGESCSLGVLDADSVVLVAREEPRQLLRVDMALGRRMPAYAHSLGRVLLAGLDDSALEAYLAGATLRKLTPFTVSSRATLARTLRQVRADGYCVLVSELVDGYAGISVPLRDQAGKVVAGLGFSMVLGSRDRAHLETRFLAPLREAAARIEAILQAR, from the coding sequence ATGCCGCAAGCCGAAACCCCCAAGAAAGACGAACTGCTGGAATCGCTGAGCAAGGGCCTGGCGCTGCTGCGCCTGCTGGGCGCCGGCGCGGAGCGCCTGACCATGCAGGAAGTCGCCGAGCAGCTCGACGTGACCCGCGCCGCCGCGCGCCGGCTGCTGCTGACGCTGGAGCACAACGGCTACGTGGCGCAGGACGGCCGCCACTTCGCGCTGACGCCGCGGGTGATGGAGCTGGGCTACGCCTACTTTGCGTCGATGAGCCTGCCGCAGATGGCGCGGCCCTACCTGCAGCAGCTGTGCGAGACCCTGGGCGAAAGCTGCTCGCTGGGCGTGCTCGATGCCGACTCGGTGGTGCTGGTGGCGCGCGAGGAGCCGCGCCAGCTGCTGCGCGTGGACATGGCGCTGGGCCGCCGCATGCCGGCCTATGCGCATTCGCTCGGGCGCGTGCTGCTGGCCGGGCTGGACGACAGCGCGCTCGAGGCCTACCTGGCCGGCGCGACGCTGCGCAAGCTGACCCCCTTCACGGTCAGCTCGCGCGCCACGCTGGCGCGCACGCTGCGCCAGGTGCGCGCCGACGGCTACTGCGTGCTGGTCAGCGAACTGGTGGACGGCTACGCCGGGATCTCGGTGCCGCTGCGCGACCAGGCCGGCAAGGTGGTGGCCGGGCTGGGCTTCAGCATGGTGCTGGGCAGCCGCGACCGGGCCCATCTGGAAACGCGCTTCCTGGCGCCGCTGCGCGAAGCCGCCGCCCGCATCGAGGCCATCCTGCAGGCGCGCTGA
- a CDS encoding DUF1428 domain-containing protein has translation MSYIDGFVIAVPQANRERYREVAQQAAAVFKEHGALQVVECWGDDVPEGKVTSFTMAVQRKDDEAVVFAWIRWPSRAQRDAGMKAAMEDPRLKAGMDTMPFDAQRMIFGGFEVIVDE, from the coding sequence ATGTCCTATATCGACGGATTCGTGATCGCGGTTCCCCAGGCTAACCGCGAGCGCTATCGCGAGGTGGCGCAACAGGCTGCCGCCGTGTTCAAGGAGCACGGCGCGCTGCAGGTGGTGGAATGCTGGGGCGACGATGTGCCGGAAGGCAAGGTGACGTCCTTTACGATGGCGGTCCAGCGCAAGGACGATGAAGCGGTGGTGTTCGCGTGGATCCGCTGGCCGTCGCGCGCGCAGCGTGATGCCGGCATGAAGGCGGCGATGGAAGACCCGCGCCTGAAGGCCGGCATGGACACGATGCCGTTCGACGCGCAGCGGATGATCTTCGGCGGGTTCGAAGTGATCGTCGACGAATGA
- a CDS encoding nucleoside deaminase — translation MTRITDPSGTELSPLDLALLRQSIALSDDSRARGRHPFAALVADAAGNIIASAGNNSMPPEGDPTQHAELVAAAQAARALPPEQLADCTLYTSAEPCCMCAGAVYWTGIGRVVYALSEHKLLGLTGDHPENPTFSLPCREVFARGQRKVEVVGPVLEDEAAAPHAGFWQ, via the coding sequence ATGACCCGAATCACCGATCCGTCCGGCACTGAATTGTCACCGCTCGACCTGGCGCTGCTGCGCCAGTCGATCGCACTGTCCGACGACTCCCGGGCTCGCGGCCGCCACCCGTTTGCCGCGCTGGTGGCCGATGCCGCCGGCAATATCATCGCCAGCGCCGGCAACAACTCGATGCCGCCCGAAGGCGACCCGACCCAGCACGCCGAACTGGTCGCCGCCGCGCAGGCCGCGCGTGCGTTGCCGCCGGAGCAATTGGCCGACTGCACCCTCTACACCAGCGCCGAGCCATGCTGCATGTGCGCGGGCGCGGTCTACTGGACCGGCATCGGGCGCGTGGTCTATGCGCTGTCGGAACACAAACTGCTGGGCCTGACCGGCGACCATCCGGAGAACCCGACCTTTTCGCTGCCTTGCCGCGAAGTGTTTGCGCGCGGCCAGCGCAAGGTCGAGGTGGTGGGGCCGGTGCTGGAGGATGAAGCCGCGGCGCCGCACGCGGGGTTCTGGCAGTAG